From Rhodococcus sp. B7740, one genomic window encodes:
- a CDS encoding MarR family transcriptional regulator — protein MTAIAESFDGGTSPVHSTELEIVSTVLRMASAARVRLAEALDAQGLSWARYEVLELVSRRGPMSYSALSRELVRHRTSITATTASLVESGLLVRSANPRNRQQYMVEATDSGHRAVTRAERALERARSRMAVDADSARTLEVLRGIEKQWNGRR, from the coding sequence ATGACTGCCATCGCTGAATCGTTCGACGGTGGTACCTCGCCGGTGCATTCCACCGAGCTCGAAATCGTGTCCACGGTGCTGCGCATGGCGTCGGCCGCGCGGGTCCGTCTGGCGGAGGCACTGGACGCGCAGGGGCTGAGCTGGGCGAGGTACGAGGTGCTGGAACTGGTGTCCAGGCGAGGGCCGATGTCCTACAGTGCGCTGTCGCGGGAGTTGGTGCGGCACCGGACGAGTATCACCGCCACGACTGCCAGTCTCGTCGAGTCGGGGCTGTTGGTGCGGAGCGCCAATCCGCGAAATCGGCAGCAGTACATGGTCGAGGCCACCGACTCGGGGCACCGTGCGGTCACTCGGGCCGAGCGTGCGCTCGAACGCGCTCGGTCGAGGATGGCAGTCGATGCCGATTCTGCTCGGACGCTCGAGGTGTTGCGCGGCATCGAGAAGCAGTGGAACGGTCGGCGCTGA
- the katG gene encoding catalase/peroxidase HPI has translation MNEDQPQESGGKCPVMHDSMPMPVEGGSNREWWPKSLNLKILKKNPAVGDPMGADYDYAAEFNSLDLAEVKRDIEALMTNSQPWWPADFGHYGPFFIRMAWHAAGTYRKQDGRGGAGAGMQRFAPLNSWPDNASLDKARRLIWPIKQKYGRKLSWADLIVLTGNVAIESMGLPTYGFAGGRVDAWEPDEDVYWGPEQTWLGDERYDGDRTSLENPLAAVQMGLIYVNPEGPNGNPDPVQSALDIRETFGRMAMNDIETAALAVGGHTFGKTHGAADPDEYIGAEPEGAPIEQMGLGWKNSYQSGVGADAITSGLEVIWTPTPTQWDNSFLETLYGFEWELYKSPAGAHQWRPKNGEGADLVPDPADPTKRRHPSMLTSDIAMRVDPIYEQITRRWLDHPEELAEEFQKAWFKLTHRDMGPVSRYLGPEVPSETLLWQDPIPAVDHELIGEAQIAELKQTILDSELTQDQLISAAWAAASSFRVSDKRGGANGGRLRLQPQAGWEVNEPDEIAQVIRVLEGIQQSFSGTVSFADLVVLGGVAALEKAAGVSVPFTPGRMDATQEQTDVDSFSDLEPKADGFRNFLGKGQKLPAEYSLVDRANLLSLSAPEMTVLVGGLRVLGVNFGKSSHGVLTDKVGTLTNDFFVNLLDMGTEWVPTAEDGIYEAKDAATGETKWTGTRNDLVFGSNSELRALAEVYACDDAKDKFVQDFVAAWDKVMMLDRFELA, from the coding sequence ATGAACGAGGATCAGCCGCAGGAGTCGGGTGGCAAGTGTCCCGTCATGCACGACTCGATGCCGATGCCCGTCGAGGGCGGTAGCAACCGCGAGTGGTGGCCCAAGTCTCTGAACCTCAAGATTCTGAAGAAGAACCCGGCCGTCGGCGACCCGATGGGTGCCGACTACGACTATGCCGCCGAGTTCAACTCCCTCGACCTCGCCGAGGTCAAGCGCGACATCGAAGCGCTCATGACCAACTCGCAGCCCTGGTGGCCTGCCGACTTCGGTCACTACGGCCCCTTCTTCATCCGCATGGCGTGGCACGCCGCGGGCACCTACCGCAAGCAGGACGGACGCGGCGGTGCCGGAGCGGGCATGCAGCGCTTCGCACCCCTGAACAGCTGGCCGGACAACGCCAGCCTGGACAAGGCTCGCCGGCTGATCTGGCCGATCAAGCAGAAGTACGGCCGCAAGCTCTCCTGGGCCGACCTCATCGTGCTCACCGGCAACGTCGCGATCGAATCGATGGGTCTGCCCACCTACGGTTTCGCCGGCGGACGCGTCGACGCCTGGGAGCCGGACGAGGACGTCTACTGGGGCCCGGAGCAGACCTGGCTGGGCGACGAGCGTTACGACGGTGATCGCACGAGCCTCGAGAACCCGCTCGCCGCAGTGCAAATGGGTCTGATCTACGTCAACCCCGAAGGCCCCAACGGCAACCCGGACCCGGTGCAGTCCGCGCTGGACATCCGCGAGACCTTCGGCCGGATGGCCATGAACGACATCGAGACCGCGGCACTGGCCGTCGGTGGGCACACGTTCGGCAAGACGCACGGCGCAGCCGATCCCGACGAGTACATCGGTGCCGAGCCCGAGGGTGCACCCATCGAGCAGATGGGCCTCGGCTGGAAGAACAGCTACCAGAGCGGTGTCGGTGCGGACGCGATCACCAGTGGCCTCGAGGTCATCTGGACGCCCACGCCCACCCAGTGGGACAACAGCTTCCTCGAGACGCTGTACGGATTCGAGTGGGAGCTCTACAAGAGCCCCGCAGGCGCGCACCAGTGGCGTCCGAAGAACGGTGAGGGCGCAGATCTCGTTCCCGACCCCGCCGATCCCACCAAGCGTCGCCACCCGTCGATGCTGACCTCCGACATCGCGATGCGTGTCGACCCGATCTACGAGCAGATCACCCGTCGCTGGCTCGACCACCCCGAGGAGCTCGCAGAAGAGTTCCAGAAGGCCTGGTTCAAGCTCACCCACCGCGATATGGGACCGGTGTCGCGTTACCTCGGCCCCGAGGTTCCCTCGGAGACCCTGCTCTGGCAGGACCCGATCCCGGCCGTCGATCACGAGCTGATCGGTGAGGCGCAGATCGCCGAGCTCAAGCAGACGATCCTCGACTCCGAACTGACTCAGGATCAGCTGATTTCGGCTGCGTGGGCCGCGGCGTCGTCGTTCCGCGTCAGCGACAAGCGCGGCGGTGCCAACGGTGGCCGTCTGCGTCTGCAGCCGCAGGCAGGCTGGGAGGTCAACGAGCCCGACGAGATCGCACAGGTCATCCGCGTGCTCGAAGGCATCCAGCAGTCGTTCTCCGGGACGGTTTCGTTCGCCGACCTCGTCGTCCTCGGCGGCGTTGCCGCACTGGAGAAAGCGGCGGGAGTCAGCGTTCCGTTCACCCCGGGCCGCATGGATGCGACGCAGGAGCAGACCGACGTCGATTCGTTCTCCGACCTCGAGCCCAAGGCGGACGGTTTCCGTAACTTCCTCGGTAAGGGCCAGAAGCTTCCGGCGGAGTACTCCCTCGTCGATCGGGCAAACCTGTTGTCGCTCAGCGCACCCGAGATGACCGTGCTGGTCGGCGGACTGCGTGTGCTCGGAGTCAACTTCGGAAAGTCGTCGCACGGCGTCCTGACCGACAAGGTCGGAACGCTCACCAACGACTTCTTCGTCAACCTCCTCGACATGGGCACCGAATGGGTCCCCACCGCTGAGGACGGCATCTACGAGGCCAAGGATGCCGCGACCGGTGAGACGAAGTGGACCGGAACCCGTAACGACCTGGTGTTCGGATCGAACTCCGAATTGCGCGCTCTCGCCGAGGTTTACGCCTGCGACGACGCCAAGGACAAGTTCGTTCAGGACTTCGTGGCGGCGTGGGACAAGGTCATGATGCTCGATCGGTTCGAGCTGGCCTGA
- a CDS encoding Fur family transcriptional regulator, whose protein sequence is MPISPYAELLRTADMRVTRPRVAVLEVVGSNPHADTDTILGLVRSVLPEVSRQTVYDVLNALTAARLVRRIEPAGSPARYESRVGDNHHHAVCRSCGVIADVDCAVGETPCLTASDSVGFTIDEAEVIYWGFCAQCSTARRQSTAPVSFPPGSRTQQSS, encoded by the coding sequence ATGCCGATCTCACCGTACGCGGAGCTGTTACGCACCGCCGACATGCGCGTGACCCGTCCCAGGGTCGCGGTGCTCGAGGTCGTCGGATCCAATCCTCATGCAGACACCGACACGATCCTCGGACTCGTGCGATCGGTGCTGCCCGAGGTGTCGCGGCAAACCGTGTACGACGTGCTCAATGCGTTGACCGCGGCGCGCCTGGTGCGGCGAATCGAACCGGCAGGATCTCCCGCTCGGTACGAATCTCGCGTCGGCGACAACCACCACCACGCGGTGTGCCGCTCCTGTGGCGTCATCGCCGACGTGGACTGCGCGGTGGGCGAAACGCCATGTCTCACCGCATCGGACTCCGTCGGTTTCACGATCGACGAGGCGGAAGTCATCTACTGGGGCTTCTGCGCACAGTGTTCGACTGCTCGACGGCAGTCGACAGCTCCTGTTTCGTTCCCTCCCGGTTCTCGGACACAGCAGAGTTCGTGA
- a CDS encoding metal-sensitive transcriptional regulator — protein sequence MIGDEDSIALVLNRLKRAHGQLAGVIGMIENGRDCKDVVTQLAAVSRALDKAGFKIVATGLRECMTGESAGEKEPMTEAELEKLFLALA from the coding sequence ATGATCGGCGACGAAGACAGCATCGCACTGGTACTGAACCGGCTCAAGCGCGCGCACGGTCAGCTCGCCGGCGTCATCGGGATGATCGAGAACGGACGCGATTGCAAGGATGTGGTCACTCAGCTCGCTGCTGTTTCCAGAGCGCTGGACAAGGCCGGATTCAAGATCGTGGCAACGGGCCTGCGTGAATGCATGACGGGCGAGAGTGCGGGGGAGAAGGAGCCGATGACCGAGGCCGAACTGGAGAAGCTGTTCCTGGCACTGGCCTGA
- a CDS encoding MMPL family transporter: MSLRDAEVLRPPDDRPVAAPGLLGRAGGAMVTHRRWVFGVWLIALVGLGSFAPSVFSSLAGAGWQANGSESVQVRESAQQHFGGNSSAAVQVVVHSDAEPITDPAVRNVIADVSDVFAGDTRFGDVVAPQPGMTISPDGRTGIVIAGANGTTDEMVKAVDDVKERLTALSTDGIEVYPTGSSALWSDFNQANHDAMIQAELFSWPVTLAIMVLAFGSLVAAGLPLLLTVAGLVASAGGLVLLNGVTPISVWAMNFAMMFALALGIDYALFVVARFRDALRHADPRAAVAETMDTAGKAVVLSGLTVLVSLSAVLLVPAPAVRTMAVGIMLAVAFVLLATMTLLPAALGALGSKVDAASLPYAKRQEHRSPMFAAWGELLHKHPWPFAVVSVGILIALALPVLGLKVAMPSIAVVPENAPVRQGYELVQAQFGPGAPGALQIVVPDADALGTATAAAGVHGISMVTPPQSAADGSGFALLQAIPSVDPSDESMGTILADLRSTLPDSALVGGAPAENLDLQQALNDYLPIVVGIILVLGFVLLLVALQAPLIALLGTLVSLLSTAAAFGVAKSIFQDGHGASLLGFTPQGFLDGWGPVFFFAMIFAIAMDYTVFLLATAKEHYERSGDSKAAQVDGLAHSGRVIFAAAAVMVAVFFTFALSDPLPPKEMGIILGVAVLLDAFLVRLVLLPVLLRLTGHGAWWSPAWLRAVLPSIRFSH, encoded by the coding sequence ATGTCGCTGCGTGATGCCGAAGTTCTTCGTCCACCGGATGATCGGCCGGTAGCCGCGCCGGGCCTGCTCGGCCGTGCGGGCGGGGCGATGGTGACCCATCGACGGTGGGTGTTCGGTGTGTGGCTCATCGCGCTCGTCGGCCTCGGTTCGTTCGCGCCCTCGGTGTTCTCGTCCCTCGCCGGAGCGGGATGGCAGGCGAACGGATCCGAATCCGTTCAGGTTCGAGAATCGGCCCAGCAGCACTTCGGCGGTAACTCCTCCGCCGCGGTGCAGGTGGTCGTCCACTCCGACGCAGAACCCATCACCGATCCCGCTGTTCGGAACGTGATTGCCGACGTGTCCGATGTGTTCGCCGGTGACACCAGATTCGGGGACGTCGTTGCGCCGCAACCGGGGATGACGATCAGCCCGGACGGCCGAACCGGCATCGTCATCGCCGGGGCGAACGGCACGACCGACGAGATGGTGAAGGCCGTCGACGATGTGAAGGAGCGGTTGACCGCGCTCTCGACCGACGGAATCGAGGTGTACCCCACCGGTTCGTCGGCCCTGTGGTCGGACTTCAACCAGGCGAACCACGACGCGATGATCCAAGCCGAATTGTTCTCGTGGCCGGTCACATTGGCGATCATGGTGCTTGCGTTCGGATCACTCGTCGCCGCCGGATTGCCGCTGCTGCTCACCGTTGCCGGTCTCGTCGCATCGGCTGGTGGTCTCGTTCTGCTCAACGGAGTCACGCCGATCTCGGTGTGGGCCATGAACTTCGCGATGATGTTCGCGCTCGCGCTGGGAATCGACTACGCGCTGTTCGTCGTTGCTCGATTCCGCGACGCGTTGCGTCACGCAGACCCTCGGGCGGCGGTGGCCGAAACCATGGACACCGCAGGCAAAGCCGTCGTGTTGTCCGGGCTGACGGTGCTGGTGAGTCTGTCCGCAGTGTTGCTGGTCCCCGCGCCTGCGGTGCGCACGATGGCTGTCGGAATCATGCTGGCCGTCGCCTTCGTGTTGCTGGCGACCATGACGCTGCTGCCTGCGGCATTGGGTGCGCTCGGCTCCAAGGTCGATGCCGCCTCGTTGCCGTACGCCAAGCGGCAGGAACATCGATCCCCGATGTTCGCAGCATGGGGCGAGTTGCTGCACAAGCACCCGTGGCCGTTCGCCGTGGTCTCCGTGGGAATTCTGATCGCCCTGGCCCTTCCGGTGCTCGGATTGAAGGTGGCGATGCCGTCGATCGCGGTGGTGCCCGAGAACGCACCGGTGCGCCAGGGCTACGAGCTCGTACAGGCTCAGTTCGGGCCGGGTGCACCGGGAGCGCTGCAGATCGTGGTGCCCGACGCCGATGCTCTCGGCACCGCGACCGCCGCTGCCGGGGTCCACGGGATCTCGATGGTGACGCCGCCACAGAGTGCAGCTGACGGTTCGGGATTTGCTCTGCTGCAGGCAATTCCGTCGGTGGATCCGTCCGACGAATCGATGGGTACCATTCTCGCCGATCTGCGATCCACGCTGCCCGATTCGGCACTCGTCGGCGGAGCGCCCGCGGAGAACCTGGACCTTCAGCAGGCTCTGAACGACTACCTGCCGATCGTCGTCGGGATCATCCTGGTCCTCGGGTTCGTGCTGCTTCTGGTCGCGCTGCAGGCTCCGCTGATCGCGCTGCTCGGCACTCTGGTGAGCCTGCTGTCCACGGCGGCGGCCTTCGGAGTTGCCAAGTCGATCTTCCAGGACGGCCACGGCGCGTCACTGCTCGGTTTCACCCCGCAGGGATTCCTGGACGGCTGGGGTCCGGTGTTCTTCTTCGCGATGATCTTCGCGATCGCCATGGACTACACGGTTTTTCTGCTGGCCACCGCGAAGGAACACTACGAACGCTCGGGCGATTCCAAGGCTGCTCAGGTCGACGGCTTGGCGCACTCGGGGCGAGTCATCTTTGCTGCCGCGGCGGTGATGGTGGCAGTGTTCTTCACGTTCGCACTGTCGGATCCGTTGCCCCCGAAAGAGATGGGCATCATCCTGGGTGTTGCGGTATTGCTCGACGCGTTCCTGGTTCGACTCGTCCTGCTTCCGGTCCTGCTACGGCTGACCGGACACGGCGCGTGGTGGTCGCCGGCGTGGCTGCGTGCGGTGCTGCCCTCCATTCGCTTTTCGCACTGA
- a CDS encoding NAD(P)/FAD-dependent oxidoreductase, whose amino-acid sequence MTTPSKTYDVLVVGGGNAGISAAARLLKKGISDVAVIEPEHVHTYRPLLSYVGSGQAALTEAERTQRSVIPTGCIWLEDSVTAIDPVNRLVRCTSGRAYGYRDLVLGQGLVVDTDALPGVHAALESPGVASNYLDRAEATWQLTRDLPVGSSAVFTVPRPPVGCTGTTLKPLFLAADHWIRSGRLPGIDITLVVDRHRMLGNPELDAIVVGRLRELGVRILPRTAVTALHPETGHITVTDHDGVDDRIRYDMLHLVPPFRGPTWLEESNLTGSAAHGVVDIDGRTLRHRVYPEVWAAGDGAAIDTDSSGGALRKQISILVDNLIAARSGKPLSEYDGYTVAPIAVGAHSLIAAEFDRTGTLTPSLPSFLDSLKPRRSAWAFDRYGLPLSYWNMILAGRL is encoded by the coding sequence GTGACCACCCCGAGCAAGACCTACGACGTGCTCGTCGTCGGCGGAGGCAACGCAGGCATCAGCGCGGCTGCGCGACTGCTGAAGAAGGGCATCTCCGACGTCGCTGTCATCGAGCCCGAGCACGTGCACACGTACCGTCCACTGCTGTCCTACGTGGGCTCCGGTCAGGCAGCGCTGACCGAGGCGGAACGCACACAGCGTTCGGTGATTCCGACCGGATGTATCTGGCTGGAAGACTCGGTGACAGCGATCGATCCGGTGAACCGTCTGGTGCGATGCACGTCCGGCAGGGCGTACGGCTATCGAGACCTCGTACTCGGCCAGGGTCTCGTGGTGGATACCGACGCCTTGCCCGGAGTACACGCGGCACTCGAATCCCCCGGTGTTGCAAGCAATTACCTCGACCGAGCAGAAGCCACCTGGCAACTGACACGGGATCTCCCCGTCGGCAGCAGTGCTGTGTTCACAGTGCCCCGCCCACCGGTGGGCTGTACCGGCACCACGCTCAAGCCGTTGTTTCTCGCAGCGGACCACTGGATCCGCAGCGGGCGCCTGCCAGGAATCGACATCACACTGGTGGTGGATCGACATCGAATGTTGGGCAATCCCGAGCTCGACGCCATCGTCGTCGGGCGACTACGCGAGCTCGGCGTGCGAATACTCCCCCGCACCGCAGTGACGGCTCTGCATCCGGAGACCGGACACATCACCGTCACGGACCACGACGGCGTCGACGATCGCATCCGCTACGACATGCTGCACCTCGTACCGCCGTTCCGCGGTCCGACGTGGCTGGAGGAGTCGAACCTGACCGGATCTGCGGCGCACGGTGTCGTCGACATCGACGGTCGGACTCTGCGCCACCGGGTGTATCCGGAGGTCTGGGCCGCGGGTGACGGAGCAGCCATCGACACCGACTCCTCGGGTGGCGCACTGCGCAAACAGATCTCGATTCTCGTCGACAATCTGATCGCAGCGCGTAGCGGGAAACCGTTGTCGGAGTACGACGGCTACACCGTTGCCCCCATCGCCGTCGGCGCACACAGCTTGATCGCCGCCGAGTTCGACCGCACCGGAACCCTGACGCCGTCGTTGCCGTCGTTCCTCGATTCGCTGAAACCCAGGCGCTCCGCCTGGGCCTTCGACCGATACGGCCTACCGCTGTCCTACTGGAACATGATTCTCGCCGGCCGACTCTGA
- a CDS encoding DUF302 domain-containing protein, with protein sequence MNIALSTTLTDTDFADAIESTRKALSEQGFGVLTEIDMQATLKAKLGEDMERYVILGACNPGLAHRAVGVMKQIGLLLPCNVVVRENTSVAGSVVVEAMNPAIMVEVTGEPELGAVASEATVKLQAAIAALGGTGSDLA encoded by the coding sequence ATGAACATCGCATTGTCCACCACACTGACCGACACCGATTTCGCCGACGCGATCGAGAGCACGAGAAAGGCGTTGTCGGAGCAGGGATTCGGAGTTCTCACCGAAATCGACATGCAGGCCACGTTGAAGGCCAAGCTCGGCGAGGACATGGAGCGCTACGTGATCCTGGGCGCGTGTAACCCGGGACTGGCTCATCGCGCCGTCGGAGTGATGAAGCAGATCGGTCTGCTGTTGCCGTGCAACGTCGTCGTCCGCGAGAACACGTCGGTAGCGGGGTCCGTCGTCGTCGAGGCGATGAACCCGGCCATCATGGTCGAGGTCACCGGTGAGCCCGAGTTGGGTGCGGTCGCCTCCGAGGCCACCGTGAAATTGCAGGCGGCGATCGCGGCACTGGGCGGTACCGGATCCGATCTCGCTTGA
- the glsA gene encoding glutaminase A has product MRSPVPEYLASVLEDCREFDGGTVTEGNPVVASADPDTFAVALATVGGSLHGAGDTDTEFSIQSIAKAVAYALAIEDNGIEAVLEAVDVEPSGDSFNEISLEAETGRPRNPLINAGALAVHSMIRGHGSEERAGRMSDLLSRMAGRELSVDRQVYEAELESDDRNTAIAHLLKSVGHLGAEPADVVDGYARQCAVTVTCNDLARIAAVMANGGKDPRTGEQVLDSAIDRHVLAVMATCGMYDGSGSWLATVGIPAKSGVAGAIIGVLPGQVGIAVVSPRLNEHGNSVRGVAVFERLSRDLGLHMMHVAPSGESAIRSVTEADGVTTVELQGDLRFAGAEAVIARLADGFGESTCTTVDFSEVRAMDGAARRLLRDAFRALDDDGHRVVAHDPDGFMESPDRSESAGENHVPVGQR; this is encoded by the coding sequence ATGAGATCGCCTGTTCCCGAATATCTCGCATCCGTGTTGGAGGACTGTCGAGAGTTCGACGGCGGGACCGTGACCGAGGGCAACCCGGTAGTGGCCTCGGCGGATCCCGACACGTTCGCGGTCGCACTCGCCACCGTCGGGGGATCGCTGCACGGAGCGGGCGATACCGACACCGAATTCTCGATCCAATCGATAGCCAAAGCGGTCGCATATGCGCTCGCCATCGAGGACAACGGCATCGAGGCGGTGCTCGAGGCCGTCGACGTCGAACCGTCGGGCGACTCGTTCAACGAGATATCGCTGGAAGCAGAGACCGGAAGGCCGCGGAACCCGTTGATCAATGCCGGTGCGCTGGCGGTGCATTCGATGATTCGAGGCCACGGGAGCGAAGAGCGGGCGGGACGAATGTCGGACCTTCTGAGCAGGATGGCAGGCCGCGAACTCTCCGTCGACCGTCAGGTGTACGAGGCCGAACTGGAATCCGACGATCGGAACACCGCGATCGCGCACCTGCTGAAGTCGGTCGGCCACCTCGGAGCCGAGCCCGCCGATGTCGTCGACGGCTATGCGCGTCAGTGTGCGGTGACCGTGACCTGTAACGACCTGGCCCGGATCGCCGCGGTGATGGCGAACGGCGGCAAAGATCCTCGGACGGGCGAACAGGTACTCGATTCGGCGATCGATCGCCACGTACTGGCGGTCATGGCGACCTGTGGAATGTACGACGGCAGTGGCAGCTGGCTCGCGACAGTGGGTATACCCGCCAAGAGCGGAGTGGCCGGGGCGATCATCGGAGTGTTGCCGGGTCAGGTGGGTATTGCCGTCGTCTCACCCAGACTGAACGAGCACGGCAACAGTGTGCGCGGGGTGGCGGTGTTCGAGAGACTCTCGCGCGATCTGGGCCTGCACATGATGCACGTCGCGCCCAGCGGTGAATCGGCCATCCGCAGCGTGACCGAGGCGGACGGCGTGACCACCGTGGAACTGCAGGGCGATCTTCGGTTCGCGGGTGCAGAGGCGGTCATTGCTCGGTTGGCCGACGGTTTCGGCGAAAGCACCTGTACTACAGTTGATTTCAGTGAGGTACGTGCCATGGACGGCGCGGCTCGACGGCTCCTGCGCGATGCGTTTCGCGCCCTGGACGACGACGGACATCGGGTCGTCGCTCACGACCCCGACGGGTTCATGGAGTCGCCCGACCGGTCAGAGTCGGCCGGCGAGAATCATGTTCCAGTAGGACAGCGGTAG
- a CDS encoding fumarylacetoacetate hydrolase family protein — MRLRRLIAADSTDRLAVYAPESGAWVDLDAAVSTLGADEVLRPLTRTVLGFLDAGERARDSARSVVQRAVSEGVAVIDRPAPTLPVVPASLRCFLGWEAHWDLAAHNLVRRNLPRAVPFIRGFEAVTRSTFPALRPGPGFDDHPIYYTGNHLTVVADETLVEWPSYSRALDFELEFGAVVTRPVRDVSEREATAAIGGYVVFDDISARDTQWEEQRRTPFGPVVKTKTFASSMGADIVTADEVSPYLDSLTATVTVDDEVWSTTGTAGMRYSIGESLAYASRGENVYPGELLTSGTLPRGCGLELDRWIAPGDRVELSIERIGSVANTIGTR, encoded by the coding sequence GTGCGATTGCGACGCCTGATCGCTGCCGACTCGACAGATCGTCTGGCCGTGTACGCACCCGAGTCCGGCGCCTGGGTCGATCTCGATGCCGCAGTGTCGACGCTGGGTGCCGACGAGGTTCTGCGCCCACTCACCCGCACGGTGCTCGGATTTCTCGACGCCGGCGAACGTGCTCGCGACTCGGCTCGGTCCGTGGTGCAGCGCGCGGTGTCCGAGGGAGTTGCGGTGATCGACCGACCGGCACCGACACTGCCGGTGGTTCCGGCGTCGCTTCGGTGCTTCCTCGGCTGGGAGGCGCACTGGGATCTGGCTGCGCACAACCTGGTTCGCCGTAACCTCCCGAGAGCGGTCCCCTTCATCCGCGGGTTCGAGGCCGTCACACGGTCGACGTTTCCTGCACTCCGTCCGGGACCGGGGTTCGACGACCATCCGATCTACTACACGGGCAATCACCTCACCGTCGTCGCCGACGAAACTTTGGTCGAGTGGCCGTCCTACAGCCGGGCACTGGATTTCGAGCTCGAGTTCGGAGCCGTGGTGACCAGGCCCGTTCGCGACGTGTCCGAGCGGGAAGCCACCGCTGCGATCGGTGGATACGTGGTGTTCGACGACATCAGTGCTCGCGACACCCAGTGGGAGGAGCAGCGCCGCACCCCGTTCGGCCCGGTGGTCAAGACCAAGACCTTCGCCAGCTCCATGGGAGCCGACATCGTCACCGCCGACGAGGTGTCACCGTATCTGGACTCGTTGACGGCCACCGTGACGGTCGACGACGAAGTGTGGTCGACCACGGGCACCGCAGGCATGCGGTACTCGATCGGAGAATCACTCGCGTACGCCAGTCGCGGCGAGAACGTCTACCCCGGTGAGCTGTTGACCTCCGGCACGCTTCCCCGCGGATGCGGCCTGGAGCTCGACCGCTGGATAGCCCCGGGCGATCGCGTCGAACTGAGCATCGAACGAATCGGATCGGTTGCCAACACGATCGGTACTCGCTGA